A region of Leptospirillum ferriphilum DNA encodes the following proteins:
- the rfaD gene encoding ADP-glyceromanno-heptose 6-epimerase — protein sequence MRYLVTGGAGFVGSNIVLRLEKDRHDVTVIDDMSSGTFKNLVSFRGDFHCGDIASMDLVSLFHNRPPFDAIIHEASITDTTVSDQRQMIWRNVEGFRNILSYAARYSCRIVYASSAAVYGNNASPQSEDQSPNPLNVYGFSKMIMDNMARKAAREFSRPVIGLRYFNVFGPGEGHKGKFASMIYQLYLQMREGKNPRIFKWGEQGRDHVYVKDVVEANILALSAESSGIVNVGTGVETSFNDIVETLNRALKLQMTPDYFDNPYDFYQNHTRASIDGARVLLGYVPRFTVSEGIMDYVQYLEL from the coding sequence ATGCGTTATCTTGTTACCGGAGGGGCCGGTTTTGTAGGTTCCAACATCGTCTTGCGGTTGGAAAAAGACCGTCATGATGTGACCGTCATTGACGATATGTCTTCCGGAACCTTTAAAAATCTTGTCTCCTTCAGGGGAGATTTCCATTGCGGCGACATCGCCTCGATGGATCTCGTCAGTCTGTTCCACAACCGCCCTCCATTTGATGCGATTATCCATGAAGCGTCCATCACGGATACAACCGTCTCCGACCAGCGCCAGATGATCTGGAGGAATGTCGAAGGGTTCCGAAATATTCTCTCTTATGCTGCCCGTTATTCCTGCCGGATTGTATATGCGTCTTCCGCTGCAGTTTACGGAAACAATGCGAGTCCCCAGAGTGAAGACCAGTCCCCGAACCCTCTGAATGTGTATGGATTTTCAAAGATGATTATGGACAACATGGCCCGCAAGGCTGCCCGGGAGTTTTCCCGTCCGGTGATCGGACTTCGCTATTTTAATGTTTTTGGACCCGGGGAAGGGCACAAGGGAAAATTTGCCAGCATGATCTATCAGCTCTACCTGCAAATGCGAGAAGGGAAAAATCCCAGAATTTTCAAATGGGGTGAACAGGGCAGGGACCATGTCTATGTGAAAGATGTGGTTGAGGCAAATATTCTTGCGCTATCTGCGGAATCTTCCGGAATTGTGAACGTGGGGACTGGTGTCGAAACATCCTTTAACGATATCGTCGAAACGCTGAATCGCGCGCTCAAGCTTCAGATGACGCCAGACTACTTTGACAACCCGTATGACTTTTATCAGAACCATACGCGGGCATCAATCGACGGAGCTCGTGTTCTGCTTGGCTATGTCCCGAGATTCACTGTTTCGGAGGGGATTATGGACTATGTCCAGTATCTTGAGCTGTAA
- a CDS encoding trehalose-6-phosphate synthase, with product MNQGTLSSRQNRISSVQKTSVRTIESIRSISRSLLGNSPVCIVTNREPIVYTENQDFKRPAGGVSQALHALLERMGGIWIAAKDSSGPDTLMVPSEKGPGYLLERVNIPSSLKKPFYDGYSNGTLWPLFHGNRDQFFHDPGEFIQYDRVNQIFAKKVMDTFRKERPGLVWIHDYQLTRVAHWIRRESTENTLPPLAFFCHIPWPNPADFMLLPEWQSVLEGLLSHDIIGFQTPLHLDLFLKTVSTLLPEAAILQNNVIRWNGRPIHVAVMPVGVDPQYFRRMADQKENHDAAISFLEKEGIPSNIPFVISVDRMDYTKGLTERIEILDRFFTIYPAWKEKISFVQIAVPTRSGQKMYKKYQSNLRDRITSFNQKWMTPNWRPLYSVETTLPQTQLAALYKMSSGALITSTNDGMNLVAQEFLSCQGNGSGVLFLSRHTGSAFMLRDAVQIDPFHPVFSARQLNTGLSDSVGKRIQRNKILLRQIEQMNLYGWVYRLFENL from the coding sequence ATGAATCAGGGAACACTCTCCTCCAGACAGAACCGGATTTCTTCCGTACAAAAAACATCTGTGCGAACCATTGAAAGCATCCGTTCCATCAGTCGGAGCCTCTTGGGAAATTCTCCGGTTTGTATCGTCACAAACCGGGAGCCTATCGTCTATACCGAAAATCAGGACTTTAAAAGACCCGCCGGTGGAGTGAGCCAAGCCCTCCACGCCCTTCTTGAACGGATGGGCGGAATCTGGATTGCAGCAAAAGATTCTTCTGGTCCGGATACACTCATGGTTCCTTCCGAAAAAGGTCCGGGATATCTTCTCGAAAGAGTCAATATTCCCTCCTCTCTCAAGAAACCTTTCTATGACGGATATTCCAACGGAACCCTCTGGCCCCTGTTTCATGGGAACAGGGATCAATTTTTCCATGATCCCGGAGAATTCATCCAGTACGATCGGGTTAACCAGATTTTTGCAAAAAAAGTCATGGACACCTTTCGAAAAGAGCGCCCGGGACTTGTCTGGATTCACGATTACCAGCTAACGCGTGTCGCACACTGGATCCGACGGGAATCGACTGAAAACACCCTTCCTCCATTAGCATTTTTTTGCCATATTCCATGGCCAAACCCTGCAGATTTTATGCTATTACCGGAATGGCAATCCGTCCTTGAGGGTCTTCTTTCCCACGATATCATCGGATTCCAGACCCCCTTGCACCTTGATTTGTTCCTTAAGACTGTATCAACCCTTCTGCCGGAAGCAGCGATCCTTCAGAACAATGTTATCCGATGGAACGGTCGCCCCATCCATGTTGCCGTCATGCCGGTCGGAGTTGATCCCCAATATTTCAGACGGATGGCCGACCAGAAGGAGAATCATGATGCGGCCATCTCGTTTTTGGAAAAGGAGGGAATTCCATCAAACATTCCGTTTGTCATCTCTGTTGACCGCATGGATTATACAAAAGGGCTGACAGAACGGATTGAAATTCTGGATCGTTTTTTTACAATCTATCCTGCATGGAAAGAGAAGATTTCTTTTGTCCAGATTGCCGTTCCTACACGCTCCGGACAAAAAATGTACAAAAAATATCAGTCCAATCTTCGTGACCGCATCACAAGCTTCAACCAGAAATGGATGACACCCAATTGGCGCCCTCTGTATTCCGTGGAAACAACACTTCCTCAAACACAACTTGCGGCACTTTACAAAATGTCTTCGGGTGCCTTGATCACATCCACGAATGATGGAATGAACCTGGTTGCCCAGGAATTTCTCTCTTGTCAGGGGAACGGGAGCGGCGTTCTTTTTTTGAGCCGGCATACAGGATCTGCCTTTATGCTGAGGGATGCTGTTCAGATTGATCCTTTTCACCCCGTCTTTTCAGCTCGTCAACTGAATACCGGTTTGTCTGACTCTGTGGGAAAAAGAATCCAGCGGAACAAAATTCTCTTGCGTCAGATCGAACAAATGAATCTCTATGGGTGGGTT
- a CDS encoding MFS transporter, whose product MNESLALIREKNFGLLLGGQLISQIGENLNRVALLWFVYKLTNSPGAVATIGILQTLPPLLFGWLTGVALDRSSKKSVMLGLDTTRGLIVLLIPILYYFHWLSLPVLDVLVFLIAVTSGIFGPALYASIPEIVPPDKTIAGNAMMQTVGQIGMLLGPILGGVLVSFWNPTVVMAINGLTFLISAIFLIFIHIRWTPPTTPLSPGLFFRETAEGFKVVFGKQHNFLPLFLVMTFYGLITGPLNILLPIYAKNSLHEGSGAFGLLISALGVGMLLSSLLLSLYSPRSMGVCIRNAFMLAGLLLGGLSVTHSLPLAIILLAAAGMGLSVTNPLIHTIVQKKTSPELLGRTFSTISLGFLSGLILGMACLPFLLNSIGPSRTVLVMGIVLFSGAIVVSAPLMRSEKQLPTDNESTRNLIGLQQFSPVEVRED is encoded by the coding sequence GTGAATGAATCACTCGCGCTGATCAGGGAAAAAAACTTCGGGCTCCTTCTCGGTGGTCAACTGATTTCCCAGATCGGTGAAAACCTGAACCGGGTCGCTCTTTTATGGTTTGTTTACAAACTGACGAACAGTCCGGGAGCCGTTGCAACGATCGGGATCCTTCAAACGCTTCCTCCGCTTCTTTTTGGGTGGTTGACGGGCGTTGCACTGGATCGTTCCTCTAAAAAATCTGTCATGCTCGGCCTTGACACAACCCGGGGACTCATTGTTCTCCTGATTCCCATTTTATATTACTTTCATTGGCTCTCCCTTCCGGTTCTCGATGTTCTGGTCTTTCTCATCGCCGTTACTTCGGGCATTTTTGGACCCGCCCTCTATGCCAGCATTCCGGAAATCGTTCCTCCGGACAAAACCATTGCCGGCAATGCCATGATGCAGACCGTCGGACAAATTGGAATGCTTCTTGGACCGATTCTGGGTGGGGTTCTGGTCTCTTTCTGGAACCCGACCGTTGTGATGGCCATCAACGGACTCACTTTTCTCATTTCCGCGATTTTTCTGATCTTTATCCATATCCGTTGGACCCCTCCGACAACCCCTCTGTCTCCAGGACTTTTTTTCCGGGAAACGGCCGAAGGATTCAAGGTTGTTTTTGGGAAACAACACAATTTTCTCCCTCTTTTTCTTGTCATGACCTTCTATGGATTGATTACCGGTCCACTGAACATTCTCCTTCCGATATATGCAAAAAACAGCCTTCATGAAGGGTCGGGAGCCTTCGGCCTTTTGATCTCTGCCCTCGGAGTCGGAATGCTTCTTTCATCCTTGCTCCTCTCTCTTTACTCCCCCCGTTCCATGGGTGTCTGTATCCGGAATGCATTCATGCTCGCTGGACTTTTGCTCGGCGGACTCTCGGTCACACACTCCCTTCCGCTAGCCATCATTCTCCTGGCCGCTGCCGGCATGGGACTTTCCGTCACAAACCCGCTGATTCATACCATCGTCCAGAAAAAAACCTCACCAGAACTTCTGGGGAGAACATTTTCCACCATCAGTCTCGGGTTCCTTTCCGGACTTATCCTTGGAATGGCCTGCCTCCCCTTTCTCCTGAACTCAATCGGACCTTCCCGAACCGTTCTGGTCATGGGAATTGTCCTCTTTTCCGGAGCAATTGTGGTATCGGCACCGCTGATGCGTTCGGAAAAGCAATTGCCAACGGACAATGAGAGCACCCGGAATCTGATCGGCCTTCAACAGTTTTCTCCGGTTGAAGTGCGGGAGGATTAA
- a CDS encoding MFS transporter: protein MSNGPGTGPFPYRLKWERILRNNRFRMLLAAYTLSQFSEGMTQTSLTWIAFRSSHNHIGLVATIGLLQTLIPFFIILPAGYLADRFPAPPLLAGVNLFKGATYALIPLISLLEPISRTSILSIVVLTAVLSSFFIPAFGAMLPSLVPADGIKKANGWILIFGQGGYLLGPLTAGILLFHLEAPWLILISGSCFALSAVLMILVPSLPAGQLYGQTPVSTPSKMHWSAVKKDLTQILLLFRQRPNMILAILTLGVYGIVNAPLPVLFPLMATEVFRMNKGFYTILAGSYFSGAFLAGLTIIRLSGTPPLKLIAGGLGLAGLSLTAVSLTSSFWIGPLAFVLSGAGLAMIQPLVNEWLQKEVPRPLLGLAFSLTWLLFLMASLTGIRGGSFLAEKVGLHPLMAGTGTGLFILSGVLLLSTYLLKSVSKRNN from the coding sequence TTGTCAAATGGTCCGGGAACCGGCCCTTTTCCCTACCGGCTGAAATGGGAACGGATACTTCGCAATAACCGTTTCCGAATGCTCCTGGCGGCTTACACACTCTCCCAGTTCAGCGAGGGAATGACACAGACCTCCCTCACATGGATTGCCTTCCGTTCTTCCCATAATCATATCGGACTGGTTGCGACAATCGGTCTTCTTCAGACTCTGATCCCCTTTTTCATCATCCTTCCGGCCGGTTATCTTGCGGACCGGTTTCCGGCCCCCCCCTTGCTGGCGGGGGTCAATCTCTTTAAAGGGGCCACATACGCGCTGATCCCTCTTATTTCTCTTTTGGAGCCAATATCCAGAACTTCGATCCTTTCCATCGTCGTCCTAACAGCCGTTTTGTCCTCTTTCTTTATTCCGGCTTTCGGTGCCATGCTCCCTTCCCTTGTACCTGCAGACGGGATCAAGAAAGCCAACGGATGGATTCTGATATTCGGTCAGGGAGGTTATCTGTTAGGTCCACTCACGGCAGGAATCCTTCTCTTCCATCTTGAAGCACCCTGGCTCATTCTGATCTCCGGATCCTGTTTTGCCCTGTCGGCTGTCCTGATGATTCTGGTCCCTTCTCTTCCCGCAGGACAACTCTACGGCCAGACTCCTGTAAGTACACCGTCAAAAATGCATTGGTCCGCTGTCAAGAAAGACCTCACCCAGATTCTCCTCCTGTTTCGGCAACGGCCCAATATGATACTCGCCATCCTGACACTTGGCGTCTATGGAATAGTAAACGCTCCCCTCCCTGTTCTTTTCCCCCTGATGGCCACGGAAGTCTTCCGGATGAACAAAGGGTTTTACACCATTCTCGCTGGTAGTTATTTTTCGGGAGCTTTTTTGGCCGGACTGACGATCATCCGGCTTTCGGGAACGCCTCCACTGAAACTGATCGCGGGAGGGCTTGGCCTCGCGGGTCTTTCCCTGACTGCGGTCTCCCTGACGTCGTCCTTCTGGATAGGACCGCTGGCCTTCGTCCTGAGCGGAGCGGGTCTGGCCATGATCCAGCCTCTGGTCAACGAATGGCTCCAAAAAGAGGTGCCCCGTCCACTTTTGGGACTCGCCTTCTCTTTGACCTGGCTCCTTTTTCTGATGGCCAGTCTCACCGGAATCCGCGGAGGCTCTTTTCTTGCTGAAAAAGTCGGCCTTCACCCGTTGATGGCCGGCACAGGCACAGGCCTTTTCATTCTCAGCGGAGTGTTACTCCTCTCCACATATTTATTAAAGAGTGTTTCCAAAAGAAACAATTGA
- a CDS encoding glycosyltransferase family 4 protein: MKIAIISTPFVSVPPKKYGGTELFLYHLSEKLIDRGHSVTLFATGDSKTRAELEFLYTEGRWPINPMDELTHLSFAFKRIREHGDIDIIHLNSPYALPFADMIDVPAVVTLHHTKTPDFSLTYQQYPKYHYASISYSQKSQEVELPNFSVIHHGLDPNSYPPSNRPENYVAFLGRLAPEKGPDSAIRAAEMAGVPIQMAGAVHWLDTSFYTRQLRPLLSLPHVRWIGEADHIQKVSLLQGAKALLFPIRWSEPFGLVMIESMLCGTPVIAFRRGSVPEIVEENVTGFLVDTEKEMAEVIRTKLDTFDREACRKAAIRRFSISVMVDQYELLYQDVVRKWRDAKSFSSHEPFMDEPSLAGSA, translated from the coding sequence ATGAAGATCGCCATCATCTCGACTCCTTTTGTTTCCGTTCCGCCAAAAAAGTATGGCGGAACAGAGCTTTTTCTTTATCACCTCTCAGAAAAGCTCATCGATCGAGGTCATTCTGTGACTCTCTTTGCAACAGGAGATTCGAAAACAAGGGCCGAGCTTGAATTTCTCTATACGGAAGGACGCTGGCCGATCAATCCGATGGATGAACTGACGCATCTTTCTTTTGCCTTCAAGCGAATCCGGGAACACGGCGACATTGACATCATTCATCTGAATTCACCCTATGCCCTTCCGTTTGCAGACATGATCGATGTTCCTGCTGTTGTCACTCTCCACCACACCAAAACCCCCGACTTTTCTCTGACATATCAGCAATACCCAAAGTATCATTACGCGTCCATCAGCTACTCCCAAAAGAGCCAGGAAGTTGAACTTCCCAATTTTTCAGTCATTCATCATGGTCTGGATCCCAATAGCTACCCCCCTTCCAACCGCCCTGAAAACTATGTCGCTTTCCTAGGACGGCTCGCCCCGGAAAAAGGGCCAGACTCGGCCATCCGGGCAGCTGAAATGGCCGGCGTACCGATTCAGATGGCCGGTGCCGTTCACTGGTTGGATACATCGTTCTATACACGTCAATTAAGACCCTTGCTTTCTCTTCCGCATGTTCGATGGATTGGAGAAGCGGACCATATCCAGAAAGTTTCTCTTCTGCAGGGTGCAAAAGCCCTCCTTTTCCCGATTCGCTGGTCGGAACCTTTTGGTCTTGTCATGATTGAATCCATGTTATGCGGGACCCCGGTCATCGCCTTCCGAAGAGGCTCTGTCCCTGAGATCGTTGAAGAAAATGTGACCGGATTTCTCGTCGATACAGAAAAAGAAATGGCCGAAGTGATTCGAACAAAGCTGGACACGTTTGATCGGGAAGCTTGCCGAAAAGCTGCCATTCGTCGATTTTCTATTTCTGTTATGGTCGATCAGTACGAACTCTTATACCAGGATGTAGTCAGAAAATGGCGGGATGCCAAATCCTTTTCTTCGCATGAACCCTTTATGGATGAGCCTTCACTGGCTGGATCGGCCTGA